Below is a genomic region from Pseudazoarcus pumilus.
TCGTGCGCGTATGGGAGCGCGCGATCGCATCCGGCGCTGGCGAGGTTTGGGTCGCCACCGATGACGAGCAGGTGGCCAGCGCCATCGTCGACGCCGGCGGTCGCGCGCTGATGACGCGCACCGATCACGCCAGCGGCACCGAGCGTCTGGCCGAGGTGGTCGAGACCCTGGGCTGGGGTGACGAGGCCATCGTCGTCAATGTCCAGGGCGACGAGCCGCTGATCGATCCGCAACTGATCCGTGCAGTGGCCGGGAGTCTGGCCGCGGATGCGGATGCGGCGATGGCGACGCTGGCGCATCCCGTCGATGACGCCGATGCACTGTTCAATCCCAACGTGGTCAAGGTGGTGTGCGACGCTCGCGGTCATGCGCTGTATTTTTCGCGCGCGCCGATCCCGTGGGCGCGCGATGCCTTCGCGGCGGGCCGCGGCCTCTTACCGGCGGGCCTGCCGGTGCTGCGCCACGTTGGCATCTATGCCTACCGCGCGGGTTTCCTGAGTCGCTATGCGCAGCTCGATCCCTCGCCCATCGAGGCCTGGGAAGCGCTCGAGCAGCTGCGCGTGCTGTGGCATGGTCATCGCATCGCGGTGCGCGTGGTCGACGAGGCGCCGGCGGCCGGAGTGGATACGCCCGAAGATCTCGAACGCGTGCGCGAGGCTTTCGCGCGCTGAAACATGGGCGCCGGTCGCACGCCGACCGGCGCACGAGCAACGCGGGCCGCAGCGACGGCGCCGCGCAACAGGGAGGTTGTATGAGACTGATTCTTCTGGGACCGCCGGGCGCCGGCAAGGGCACGCAGGCGAGTTTCATCAAGGAGCGCTTCGGCATTCCGCAGATCGCTACCGGCGACATGCTGCGCGCGGCCGTGCGTGCGGGCACGCCGCTCGGCGTCGAGGCCAAGAAGGTCATGGATGCGGGCGGTCTGGTGTCCGACGACATCATCATCGGCCTGGTCAAGGACCGTCTCGCGCAACCGGATTGCGCCAACGGCTACATGTTCGACGGCTTTCCGCGCACCATCCCGCAGGCCGACGCGATG
It encodes:
- the kdsB gene encoding 3-deoxy-manno-octulosonate cytidylyltransferase: MTAFRVVVPARFASTRLPGKPLADIAGRPMIVRVWERAIASGAGEVWVATDDEQVASAIVDAGGRALMTRTDHASGTERLAEVVETLGWGDEAIVVNVQGDEPLIDPQLIRAVAGSLAADADAAMATLAHPVDDADALFNPNVVKVVCDARGHALYFSRAPIPWARDAFAAGRGLLPAGLPVLRHVGIYAYRAGFLSRYAQLDPSPIEAWEALEQLRVLWHGHRIAVRVVDEAPAAGVDTPEDLERVREAFAR